The following coding sequences are from one Pasteurellaceae bacterium RH1A window:
- a CDS encoding ribonuclease E inhibitor B produces MNELRQETDQIIADLLKDGSDPDALYIIEHHVAHRDFDKLEKLVVDAYKLGYEISEAEEFEDENGKTFFCCDIVSEIKLDAELISAQQKELLPLIEKAGGEYEGWGTYFEDPNAEDDEYGEDGEFFDEDEDDFDEDDEHR; encoded by the coding sequence ATGAACGAATTACGCCAAGAAACCGACCAAATCATCGCCGATCTGCTCAAAGACGGCAGCGATCCTGATGCCCTTTATATTATTGAGCACCACGTTGCCCACCGTGATTTTGATAAGCTGGAGAAATTAGTGGTCGATGCCTACAAGTTAGGTTATGAAATTTCTGAAGCCGAAGAATTTGAAGACGAAAACGGCAAGACCTTTTTCTGCTGTGATATTGTCAGCGAAATCAAGCTCGATGCCGAGCTTATCAGCGCCCAGCAAAAAGAGCTGCTGCCCCTGATTGAAAAGGCCGGCGGCGAATACGAGGGCTGGGGGACTTATTTTGAAGACCCTAATGCCGAGGACGATGAATACGGCGAAGACGGTGAATTCTTTGACGAAGATGAAGATGATTTCGATGAGGACGATGAGCATCGTTAG
- a CDS encoding tRNA 2-thiouridine(34) synthase TusA, which produces MTELTVNKTLDTLGLRCPEPVMLTRKAIRHMQEGEVLLIIADDPATTRDIPSFCQFMDHTLLASESAAKPYRYWVKKGL; this is translated from the coding sequence ATGACTGAATTAACTGTAAATAAAACCTTAGACACCCTGGGCCTGCGCTGCCCAGAACCTGTAATGCTGACCCGCAAGGCCATTCGCCATATGCAGGAAGGCGAAGTCTTGCTCATTATTGCTGACGACCCTGCCACCACTCGGGATATTCCGAGTTTCTGCCAGTTTATGGATCACACTCTCTTGGCCAGTGAATCCGCAGCCAAACCTTATCGTTATTGGGTGAAGAAGGGGCTATAG
- a CDS encoding Xaa-Pro dipeptidase — MQGLFTQHITRLQAVFQQALEQARLDGIWIYAGQAHPRFLDDSFYPFKINPHFNWVLPCPEAEKSWIFVDGKNKPQVYFYAPQDYWHVSPRLPKEAFFAGEFDWHVLGQAGDIAQYIQNPQYCAFLGEDEALAQGLGFGQINPQKVLNILHFERSIKSEFEIACIGQAQISALRGHEAAKEAFFAGLSEFEINLAYLKATQQSDTNVPYGNIVAINEHAAVLHYTALDHSQPTQRHSFLLDAGTTFLGYASDLTRTYAFDEKSEFAEILAKLEGFKAACISNLQVGINYLHYHTQMHQWISELLAEHKIINLSAADIFEEGYSRLFFPHGLGHSLGLQVHDVAGFQQNPRGTRKAPPEVYPSLRCTRDLAENMVLTIEPGFYFIDMLLEPHRHNHHFNWSKIEALRPYGGIRTEDNIVMRANGAENLTLKATV, encoded by the coding sequence ATGCAAGGGTTATTTACACAACATATAACACGTTTACAAGCGGTTTTTCAACAGGCACTGGAACAGGCTCGTCTTGATGGCATCTGGATTTATGCGGGTCAGGCCCATCCCCGTTTCTTGGACGACTCCTTCTACCCCTTCAAAATCAACCCGCATTTTAACTGGGTCTTGCCCTGCCCCGAAGCGGAAAAGAGCTGGATCTTTGTCGATGGCAAAAATAAGCCGCAGGTTTATTTTTATGCCCCGCAGGACTACTGGCACGTTAGCCCAAGACTGCCCAAAGAGGCCTTTTTTGCTGGGGAATTTGATTGGCATGTCTTAGGCCAGGCTGGCGACATCGCTCAATATATCCAAAATCCGCAATATTGTGCCTTCTTGGGAGAGGATGAAGCCCTGGCTCAAGGCCTGGGTTTTGGCCAGATCAACCCTCAAAAGGTGCTGAATATACTCCATTTTGAACGTTCAATCAAAAGCGAATTTGAAATTGCCTGCATTGGGCAAGCACAGATCTCCGCCCTACGAGGCCATGAGGCGGCCAAAGAGGCCTTTTTTGCGGGCTTGAGCGAGTTTGAAATCAACCTGGCCTACCTCAAGGCCACCCAGCAGTCTGACACCAATGTGCCTTACGGCAATATTGTGGCCATCAATGAACATGCGGCCGTGCTCCACTATACGGCCCTTGACCACAGCCAGCCCACCCAGCGCCACAGCTTCTTGCTGGATGCAGGCACCACTTTTTTGGGCTATGCTTCGGATCTAACCCGCACCTATGCCTTTGATGAAAAAAGCGAATTTGCCGAGATCCTTGCAAAATTAGAGGGTTTCAAAGCCGCTTGTATCAGTAATTTGCAGGTCGGCATCAACTACCTCCACTACCACACCCAAATGCACCAGTGGATCAGCGAGCTTTTGGCCGAGCACAAGATCATCAATCTATCAGCGGCCGATATTTTTGAAGAGGGCTACAGCCGCCTCTTCTTCCCACACGGCCTGGGCCATTCACTAGGCTTGCAGGTTCACGATGTGGCAGGCTTCCAACAAAACCCTCGTGGCACCCGCAAGGCTCCGCCAGAGGTTTATCCAAGCCTGCGTTGCACCCGTGATCTAGCTGAAAATATGGTGCTGACCATCGAGCCAGGCTTCTACTTTATTGATATGCTCCTCGAACCTCACCGCCACAACCACCACTTTAACTGGAGCAAAATCGAGGCCTTGCGGCCTTATGGCGGCATCCGCACCGAGGATAATATCGTTATGCGGGCAAATGGTGCGGAGAACTTAACCCTTAAGGCGACAGTTTAA
- a CDS encoding pyruvate formate-lyase 1-activating enzyme: MTIARYHSYESCGTVDGPGIRFILFLQGCLMRCKYCHNRDTWDLDGGKEISVEDLMKEVVTYKHFMKATGGGVTASGGEAVLQMEFVRDWFRACKEEGINTCLDTNGFVRNYSAVVDEMLDVTDLVMLDLKQLNDEIHQNLIGVPNKRTLDFARYLHKRNQKTWIRYVVVPGYTDDDDSVHKLGQFIEGMTNIEKVELLPYHRLGAHKWKTLGVEYELEDVAPPTKESLEHIKGILEGYGHVVKY; this comes from the coding sequence ATGACAATCGCTCGTTATCATTCTTATGAATCCTGTGGCACGGTGGACGGCCCAGGCATTCGTTTTATCTTATTCTTGCAGGGCTGCCTGATGCGTTGCAAATATTGCCATAACCGGGATACCTGGGACTTGGATGGGGGCAAGGAAATTTCCGTTGAAGACCTGATGAAGGAAGTGGTGACCTACAAGCACTTTATGAAGGCCACGGGTGGCGGTGTAACCGCTTCAGGCGGGGAAGCCGTGCTGCAAATGGAATTTGTGCGGGATTGGTTCCGGGCCTGCAAGGAAGAGGGCATTAACACCTGCTTGGACACCAACGGCTTTGTGCGTAACTACAGTGCGGTGGTGGATGAAATGTTGGATGTCACCGACCTGGTTATGCTGGATCTCAAACAACTCAACGATGAAATCCACCAAAACCTGATTGGCGTGCCCAACAAACGCACCCTAGACTTTGCCCGCTACCTGCATAAACGCAACCAAAAAACCTGGATCCGTTATGTAGTCGTGCCGGGCTATACTGACGATGATGATTCGGTGCATAAGCTGGGCCAGTTTATTGAGGGCATGACCAATATTGAGAAGGTGGAACTCCTGCCTTATCATCGCCTAGGCGCTCATAAGTGGAAGACCTTGGGGGTGGAATACGAGCTGGAAGATGTCGCCCCTCCAACTAAGGAATCCCTGGAGCATATCAAGGGGATTTTGGAAGGTTATGGCCACGTTGTGAAATATTAA
- a CDS encoding transcription termination factor Rho, whose translation MHLTELKNTPVSTLVEIGEGQMGLENLARQRKQDIIFAILKHHAKSGEDIFGGGVLEILPDGFGFLRSADSSYLAGPDDIYVSPSQIRRFNLQTGDKIEGKIRPPKEGERYFALLKVDEVNDDRPEVSRSKILFENLTPLHANSRLRMERGNGSTEDLTARILDLASPIGKGQRGLIVAPPKAGKTVLLQNIAQSITHNYPECELIVLLIDERPEEVTEMQRSVKGEVIASTFDEPATRHVQVAEMVIEKAKRSVEHKKDVVILLDSITRLARAYNTVTPASGKILSGGVDANALHRPKRFFGAARNVEEGGSLTIIATALVDTGSKMDEVIFEEFKGTGNMELHLSRKIAERRVFPAIDFNRSGTRKEDLLTTPEELQKMWILRKILNPMGEVEAMEFLIDKLMVAKTNDEFFEIMKRS comes from the coding sequence ATGCATCTTACAGAACTGAAAAATACGCCAGTTTCGACCTTGGTTGAAATCGGTGAAGGCCAAATGGGCTTGGAAAATTTAGCCCGCCAACGTAAACAAGACATTATTTTTGCCATCCTTAAACATCACGCCAAGAGCGGCGAAGACATCTTCGGCGGTGGCGTATTAGAAATTTTGCCAGACGGTTTCGGCTTCCTGCGTTCAGCAGACAGCTCTTATTTAGCTGGCCCAGATGACATCTATGTTTCGCCTAGCCAAATTCGCCGTTTCAACCTGCAAACAGGCGACAAGATCGAGGGCAAGATTCGCCCACCTAAAGAAGGAGAACGCTATTTTGCCCTCCTCAAGGTTGATGAAGTCAATGACGACCGTCCTGAAGTCTCTCGCAGTAAAATCCTTTTTGAAAACCTAACCCCCCTACATGCCAACTCCCGCCTGCGTATGGAACGTGGCAATGGCTCAACTGAAGACTTAACCGCCCGTATCTTAGACCTTGCCTCCCCAATCGGTAAGGGCCAGCGTGGCTTGATTGTAGCCCCGCCAAAGGCCGGTAAAACCGTTTTACTGCAAAATATCGCCCAAAGCATTACCCACAACTACCCTGAGTGTGAGTTGATTGTTCTCTTGATTGATGAACGGCCTGAAGAGGTAACCGAAATGCAGCGTTCAGTCAAGGGCGAAGTGATTGCTTCCACCTTTGATGAGCCAGCCACCCGCCACGTTCAAGTGGCTGAAATGGTGATTGAAAAGGCCAAGCGTTCGGTTGAACACAAAAAAGATGTGGTGATTCTCTTAGACTCCATCACTCGTTTAGCTCGTGCCTACAACACCGTGACCCCGGCCTCGGGTAAGATCCTCTCGGGTGGTGTGGATGCCAATGCCCTGCACCGTCCAAAACGCTTCTTTGGTGCAGCCCGTAATGTGGAAGAAGGTGGCAGCTTAACCATTATTGCGACGGCTCTAGTCGATACTGGCTCCAAAATGGATGAGGTGATTTTTGAAGAGTTTAAGGGAACCGGTAATATGGAACTCCACCTTTCTCGCAAAATTGCCGAACGCCGTGTCTTCCCAGCCATCGACTTTAACCGTTCAGGTACTCGTAAGGAAGATCTGCTTACCACACCTGAAGAGCTGCAAAAAATGTGGATTTTGCGCAAAATCCTCAACCCAATGGGCGAGGTCGAGGCCATGGAATTCCTTATTGATAAATTGATGGTGGCCAAAACCAACGATGAATTTTTCGAGATTATGAAACGCTCGTAA
- a CDS encoding 2',3'-cyclic-nucleotide 2'-phosphodiesterase: MNRRRFIQLGASAMLVLSAPKFAWANGAQKVDLRVIATTDLHGFLTDFDYYKDAPTEKFGFTRTASLIKQAREEVKNSVLVDNGDLIQGNPISDYQAAKGSKEGKPEPSILALNAMNYDVGTLGNHEFNYGLDYLDTALKQAKFPIINANIVRADNGEPMYQPYLIQEKEVVDSSGKKETVKIGYIGFVPPQVMVWDKANLEGKVQAHDIVKTAEKYVPIVKAAGADIIVALAHTGPSDEPYKEGAENSAFYLADVKGIDAVIFGHSHRLFPNKEFAQSPNADIEKGTYKGVPESMAGYWGNHISVVDLSLAKEGDKWAVVDGKAALRPIYDNEKKAAAVEPHAQIVELLAPIHTATREFVSQPIGTATDNMYSYLALIQDDPTIQIVNQAQKAYVENVVKGLPELAGIPILSAGAPFKAGGRKNDPNGFTEVDKGQLTFRNAADLYLYPNTLVVVKVTGEQLKEWLECSAGMFKQIDPASSEPQALLDWTGFRTYNFDVIDGVNYQYDITQPARYDGDCKLINPNSHRVVNLTFEGKPVDPKAEFLIATNNYRAYGGKFPGTGGEQVVFAAPDENRQVLANYISSESQAKSSVNPAADNNWRIAPIAAKAKLDVRVETSPSDKAKAFIKDKAQYPMEYLNNDEVGFAVYRVDLTK, from the coding sequence ATGAACAGAAGACGTTTTATTCAACTGGGCGCCAGTGCCATGCTGGTCTTGTCTGCCCCTAAATTTGCCTGGGCTAACGGTGCTCAAAAGGTGGATTTGCGTGTGATTGCCACCACCGACCTACACGGTTTCTTAACCGATTTTGACTACTACAAGGACGCTCCAACCGAAAAATTCGGCTTTACCCGCACGGCTTCTCTCATTAAGCAGGCCCGGGAAGAGGTCAAAAACAGTGTCTTGGTGGATAACGGCGACCTGATTCAGGGCAACCCGATTTCTGACTACCAGGCAGCCAAAGGCTCCAAAGAGGGCAAGCCTGAGCCGTCAATTCTAGCCCTTAATGCCATGAATTATGATGTGGGTACACTCGGTAACCATGAATTTAACTATGGTTTGGACTATTTAGATACTGCCCTCAAACAGGCCAAGTTCCCGATTATCAATGCCAATATTGTGCGGGCCGATAATGGCGAGCCAATGTACCAGCCTTACTTGATCCAAGAAAAAGAGGTGGTGGACAGCAGCGGCAAGAAAGAGACGGTCAAAATCGGCTATATCGGTTTTGTGCCGCCGCAGGTCATGGTTTGGGACAAGGCCAACCTAGAAGGCAAGGTTCAGGCTCATGATATTGTGAAAACCGCTGAAAAATATGTGCCAATCGTCAAGGCTGCTGGAGCCGATATTATCGTGGCCTTAGCCCATACTGGCCCGTCTGATGAACCTTACAAGGAAGGAGCGGAAAACTCGGCCTTCTACTTGGCCGATGTCAAGGGCATTGATGCGGTGATTTTCGGCCACTCCCACCGTCTTTTCCCGAATAAGGAATTTGCCCAATCGCCAAATGCTGATATTGAAAAAGGCACTTATAAGGGCGTGCCAGAATCCATGGCTGGCTACTGGGGCAACCACATCAGCGTGGTGGATCTGAGCCTGGCCAAAGAGGGCGATAAGTGGGCTGTGGTGGACGGAAAGGCCGCATTACGCCCAATTTATGATAACGAGAAAAAGGCCGCTGCCGTTGAGCCACATGCTCAAATTGTCGAACTCTTAGCCCCAATCCACACCGCTACCCGTGAGTTTGTTTCCCAACCGATTGGCACAGCGACCGACAATATGTACAGCTACCTGGCCCTGATTCAAGACGACCCGACTATTCAAATCGTCAATCAGGCCCAAAAGGCCTATGTGGAAAATGTGGTCAAGGGCCTGCCAGAATTGGCCGGTATTCCGATTTTGAGTGCCGGCGCCCCATTTAAGGCGGGTGGCCGTAAGAACGATCCGAACGGCTTTACCGAAGTGGACAAGGGCCAGCTGACCTTCCGCAATGCGGCCGATCTCTACCTCTATCCAAATACCCTGGTTGTGGTCAAGGTAACTGGCGAGCAGCTCAAGGAATGGTTGGAGTGCAGTGCGGGGATGTTCAAGCAAATTGATCCAGCAAGCTCAGAGCCACAAGCCCTCTTAGACTGGACAGGATTCCGCACCTATAACTTTGACGTGATCGATGGGGTTAATTACCAATACGACATCACCCAGCCAGCCCGCTATGATGGGGATTGCAAGCTGATTAACCCGAATTCTCACCGAGTGGTTAATCTAACCTTTGAAGGCAAGCCAGTCGATCCAAAAGCGGAATTCTTGATTGCCACCAACAACTACCGGGCCTACGGCGGCAAGTTCCCTGGCACAGGTGGGGAGCAGGTGGTCTTTGCTGCCCCTGATGAAAACCGTCAAGTGCTGGCCAACTACATCAGCAGCGAAAGCCAGGCCAAGAGCAGTGTCAATCCAGCAGCCGACAATAACTGGCGGATCGCCCCGATTGCAGCCAAGGCCAAGTTAGATGTTCGGGTGGAAACCTCCCCAAGCGACAAGGCCAAGGCCTTTATCAAGGACAAGGCCCAGTATCCGATGGAATATCTCAACAATGATGAAGTAGGCTTTGCGGTTTATCGGGTGGATTTGACCAAATAA
- a CDS encoding quercetin 2,3-dioxygenase, with translation MLQVRKSNERGLGQTSWLESRHSFSFADYYDPAHIHFSDLRVINEDWIAQGYGFGMHPHHDMEILTYVLKGRVAHKDSMGNQTEVKAGEFQIMSAGTGIMHSEVNPSPDEVLHLLQIWIIPSQKGITPRYAQGAFADQEGGTLILSPNEEAGSFKVYQDMKLWRYQFSTAQNQTLALAPNRRYWLQMVKGELTVNGQPLEAGDALGIRQESLLELATQGSVEFLLFDLR, from the coding sequence ATGTTACAAGTTAGAAAATCCAATGAACGTGGCCTCGGCCAAACCTCTTGGCTGGAAAGCCGCCACAGCTTCTCTTTTGCTGATTATTACGACCCCGCCCATATCCATTTTTCCGATCTGCGGGTTATCAATGAAGACTGGATCGCCCAAGGCTACGGCTTTGGCATGCACCCCCACCACGATATGGAAATCCTGACCTACGTCCTAAAAGGCCGTGTGGCCCACAAGGACAGCATGGGCAACCAAACGGAGGTCAAGGCCGGCGAGTTTCAAATTATGTCGGCCGGCACGGGCATTATGCACTCGGAGGTTAATCCTAGCCCTGATGAGGTCTTGCACCTGCTCCAGATTTGGATTATCCCAAGCCAAAAGGGCATTACTCCACGCTATGCCCAGGGGGCCTTTGCCGACCAAGAGGGCGGTACCCTCATTCTCTCCCCAAATGAAGAGGCTGGGTCTTTCAAGGTCTATCAAGATATGAAGCTCTGGCGTTATCAGTTCAGCACAGCCCAAAACCAGACGCTGGCACTTGCCCCCAACCGCCGCTATTGGCTGCAAATGGTTAAGGGAGAATTGACGGTGAATGGCCAACCACTTGAGGCAGGCGATGCCCTGGGCATTCGTCAAGAAAGCCTGCTGGAGTTGGCCACACAAGGTAGTGTGGAGTTCTTGCTCTTTGATTTGAGATAG
- a CDS encoding 3-oxoacyl-ACP synthase (FabH; beta-ketoacyl-acyl carrier protein synthase III; catalyzes the condensation of acetyl-CoA with malonyl-ACP to initiate cycles of fatty acid elongation; differs from 3-oxoacyl-(acyl carrier protein) synthase I and II in that it utilizes CoA thioesters as primers rather than acyl-ACPs), which yields MYSKILATGSYLPAQIRTNADLEKMVDTSDEWIFTRSGMKERRIAGADETVASMGAEAAKRSLEQAGIDPNEIDLIVVGTTTNSHAYPSAACQIQGLLGIQDAISFDVAAACTGFVYALGVADKFIRAGSVKKALVIGADLNSRVLDETDRSTVVLFGDGAGAVILEASEEAGILSTHLHSSSDTDYMLALPAQQRGDEKSGFIQMQGNATFKLAVGQLSSVVEETLEANNLQKSDIDWLVPHQANIRIIAATAKKLEMDMSQVVLTVEKYGNNSAATVPVALDEAVRDGRIQRGQLLLLEAFGGGWTWGSALVRF from the coding sequence ATGTACAGTAAAATTTTAGCCACAGGCAGCTACTTACCTGCTCAAATCCGCACCAATGCCGATTTAGAAAAAATGGTGGATACCTCTGATGAATGGATTTTCACCCGTTCTGGCATGAAGGAACGCCGCATTGCCGGGGCTGACGAAACCGTGGCCAGTATGGGGGCAGAAGCTGCCAAACGCAGCCTAGAACAGGCGGGGATTGACCCGAACGAAATTGATCTGATTGTCGTGGGCACGACTACCAACTCCCACGCCTACCCTAGTGCCGCCTGCCAAATTCAGGGTTTATTAGGTATTCAAGATGCCATTTCCTTTGATGTGGCCGCAGCCTGTACTGGCTTTGTTTATGCGCTGGGCGTGGCAGATAAGTTTATTCGGGCGGGATCGGTCAAAAAGGCCCTGGTGATTGGGGCAGATCTGAATTCCCGTGTTTTAGATGAAACTGACCGTAGCACCGTGGTGCTTTTCGGTGACGGGGCAGGCGCTGTTATTCTTGAGGCTAGTGAAGAAGCTGGTATTCTTTCAACGCATTTACATTCATCCTCTGATACCGACTATATGTTGGCCCTGCCGGCTCAACAGAGAGGCGATGAAAAATCGGGTTTTATCCAAATGCAGGGCAATGCTACCTTCAAACTTGCAGTAGGCCAGCTTTCCAGCGTGGTGGAAGAAACCCTGGAAGCCAACAACCTACAAAAATCAGACATTGACTGGCTGGTACCCCATCAGGCCAATATCCGCATTATTGCTGCAACCGCCAAAAAACTGGAAATGGATATGTCGCAAGTCGTACTGACGGTTGAAAAATACGGCAATAACAGTGCAGCCACCGTGCCTGTTGCCCTAGATGAAGCCGTGCGTGATGGCCGCATCCAACGAGGTCAGCTCCTCCTGCTCGAAGCCTTCGGCGGCGGCTGGACCTGGGGATCGGCCCTGGTTCGATTCTAA